gtttttttttgttttttcgagacagggtttctctgtgtagtcctggctgtcctggaactcactctgtagcccaggctggcctcgaactcagaaatccgcctgcctctgcctcccaagtgctgggattaaaggcgtgcgccaccacgcccggccgatttgattcttttgaagtcattcctctctctgtgtctgtctgtctgtctctctcccctccccttcccgcCACCACGGATGCTGTTTTCTGTAAGttgttttattatctttaggGAAAGGAGTCTTAGTCTCCCAAATGCTTTGCGGTACCCTTCCCTAAAAAGTCTTTCCATTGGCTGAGTTGGCCTGAAGGTTAGAAACCATAATCAATACTAAAGCTGGTTGTCTGCAAGGGGCTAATTGATATCCCTTAACAGGAACAGTGTCAGCAATCAATGGAGGAGACACAGCATAGGTAGATTTCCAGCTTTGATTTTGAAAGGGTTTCGGGAATGCCCGGTGATGCGCTCCTCTGCACTCCCTTTGAATGTTAATGTTTTCTTGAGGACGGTTGCAGACTCACTGAGAGGAGGATACTGCCTCTAACTCACTGAAGCAGAATCCTCCGAAGAGTTGCTGAGGCAGAACTGAAATCATGGCTTGCCTCAAAGAAGCAGCTGTATCGGCTGCTAATGACGCCTCAGCACAGAGAGACGATGCTCCTTTAACTCAGGGGTTTTAATGGGAAGTTTCGGAGCCTGAGAGACAACAGCTTAAAGCTGGGTGTGCCATCAGCTGCTCGCAGctacctctctgtctcctgcttgaaCTCAGCCTGGCCGGGAAGAATGGAAACCAGACAGGCTTTTAACTACCTGTAACTGTTTCACCAGGAGATGAACCAAGCCTTTGCCCAGCCAGATCAGGTACTCCGTTGTAACTGTGTCTTTGAGCTAATTAGATGCTTTTCTGTAACTTTGTAATTTATGCATGAGCAGTAATTACAGGtaccttttgggtctgagttctGAATTGAAATTTGACTGTTAAAGTCTAATTAATCAGCTGCTAGGGAAAGTTAGTTCAAGAAGGTAAAATGTAACGATGGCCCCCTTATAAGAGCACATTTAAGTTTATCATGGTTCTgatactgcatttttaaaaagtaggaaaacaggctttttttcccctgcatAAGCTGTAGTCATTTATTCTTGGAAACTGTTTACTCGTTACAGTGTTACAGTTTCCCCCTTCGTGTGACTTACCCAACCTTCTGAAAAGGTAATAAGAATATTTGGTGTTGTTTACAAGGGCTCACATCTCAGCAACTTCCTAATCGGTGTTGAGCACTAGCTGTCGTAGCCTTTTGGGGCGTCCCCGTGAACATCATCTCTTCTACCACGAAACTCAGGAGGAACGAGACAGAAAACCCAGAGGAACGGGAGGGCTACGGTGTCACTTTACTAATTGTGGCTTCAGTTTGCCCAGTTAAGGTCTGGGTACCGCATGATTCTTGGCTGGGCTACAACCCTGCCTTGCAGTCTCTTTAAAACTCTCTCAGCAGGTGTTAGGGGAAAATGATATTGAGAAAGAAGTAGAGAGGAGACTGGGACTCTGGCAAAAGAGCCATGTCCCCCAATGGCCCAGAGGTAACAGCAGCAGTAACAGACTCCACTCCTAAATCCaagcagctgcagctgcagcctgACTCTGCAGGGATGAGCAGAAAAGAAACCTTGCACACAGCAGCAGTGTGAAAAAGACTCTGCAGAAACTGCCTGTTGACATTTGGTGCTGACCagtttcacaatttttttttaaatattgcctGTGAGTTTTCTAGTATCCTAGAGTATGTTTTTCAAGTGCATACAATAATAATCTCCCTCATCTATCCTGTGAATTTTCAAGCCCTGGTGGCTGTTTGCATTGGAACAGGAAGGCaatgtttagaaaaatatatgtatatgttgccACATATTTATGTTAACCAAAAAAGTAAATGTGGGACAGGAGGATTTAAAACATATGAAGCATTTCTGAAGTCTCCGGACATTATTACCTGGAGTTGTAGCTGATCACCTGGGCCATGAATTATTTGAATTTATCTGAAACATTTCGCATCACTGTGTATATATGCAACTATGTGGATACTGTTTACTGGCTAATATGCAGGGTTTCAGAAGGATTCACAAGACTCTTCCTATATAGTGTCTTTTCTACAGACACTACACAGGACACTCTCTTAGCTGCATACCCTACTGCTTGAAAAGCTGCTAGTTGTCTGGTCTTACGGAGTTAATGAGGAGGCCCGTATAGAGGGCTCACTCAGAGTTCTAGGGGGTGTTGAACCTGGGATGTTCATCTGCCTGGAGTGAGGGGGTGTGTCAGAGCTACatggtagaactctcagctctgagaGTCAGCATATGGCTGAGGCTTTCTCTAACATAAAAGTAGAGACGGAGTTTACTAAGACTCAGCCTCAGGATGTGTTCCTTAGGTCATTGAAAGTCACAGTCCTGTGTCAGTAATCAATGCTAGGGCCATTGCAGAACACTGCAACCCTTGAGGTAAGTTCGTCTCCGCCAGACACTGCAAATTCAGCCCTTCTTACCTAGCCAGCTCCCTTCCTGTTTGTCTAAACAGTTGTCTCACTACTCTGCCAGATAAACATAAATGAAGTACACAGGATCTCTTCATAGGACAAAGTGCCCTGTCAGTGTAAACTAGACAAACTCATGAGTGTTCTTGTTCAATGGACAGACTGTGTTTACGCctagttttaaaaacatgtcaaCTTAAGAAATTAGGTTTCTGACCTAGAAGCATTAAAAACTAGGCGTGCCAATTATGTGGTTCAGAAGCACCTAAAACACAAACAGTGGTGCATTACTCTGCCCAGCAGAGCATTAACAGCTGAGAGATGAGACTTTCAATGCATTCCAACCCGCAGAGTGGAGGAAGGGGAGCGGCTACTCTTTAGGTAACTGGCTGTGCTTTTGTTTGCTACCTTTACACAACACAAACTAGGAATAAACCTCACTTTGCACAAAAGTGGTAAAGAGGGGAAGCATCCTTTCCTACTGTTTATTTATTGAACACCCAGAACATGCCAGGCTGTGCTGCAAAGGACTACAGCTGTCATGCCCACTGCCACCACAGTGCGTTCCAGGAAGGAAGGCATTTGAGACCTAAGTGTGAGGCTTTGGAGTCAGGGGTCTATAAGCCTTTCCACAGGTCGAGGGAACAAATGCCCTGGGCTGAGCGTGTCACTGccactttaaaaaatgaggtaaGAAATGTGTTGTGGCTCTAAGAGATACTTTGCTCATAGcaaagtatttttcctttttgtgaaaTTGCATAATGAGATGCAAATTAGATAAAATGTCCAAGGGCTTGCAGCCTGACAAGGGTGCCTGTTGACATTAATCGTCTCCATGTAAGACATTAGGATTCAGTATATTTTAGAGGACTGAAATTCTTCTTCAAGAGGCAGATTATATAAGAATGACCTTTTCACTAGAAGGGTAGTTGCCTATGTCCGAatgattgttttattatattttggacCCCACCCATCAGCACCAAAAGCCAGGAAAAACTGAACAGCCAAATAACTACCAGCTTTTCAAACTGTATAAGATCTGTAGTGATTAACATGTCATGGTGGCTTGAACTGTCCGTGATTCTCTGAAAGTTGATCTGTTTCTGAGATCTCATACCTCAGCTCTGTGAATGGGTTGGGTTGTTCATTGATTCGGGTAGCTGGAACCTTGCATTTCGAATTCAGTGTCCTGGACTATAAAGGGGGTCAGACGTACAATCCAGTGTATACCCAAATACCCAATGACCCTAGGTCAGTGTTGCATTCCTTAGGAGCTTGTTGCTTCCTAAGGAAGAAGGTACATACCCTGGATGCTTGTTCTCTGAAGTGTCTGCAGACAGAGTAGGAGGCACTGTCTTTGGTAAAGAAGAGCTGTGAGGGCTTAGCTGGTGATGACCCCGAGAACAGAGATAAAATACATGGGTGGAAAGAGGAGTATGCATTGTGAACAGGACCTGGCGATGATGGAGGTGTTGGGGGTGTTCTAGGTGAACAGGCAAAATCAGAATACTGTCTCCTGGTGTCCCTAGATTCCATCACCTGGGACTTTACTTTGGTCAGTGTGTTGGCTGTTTTAGCAGACATCAAATGAGATTCGACACATGTTCTattttaaacaggaaaataaattaatagcaTAGAAGATTCTTTTGCTGTAGCAATACTGCTTGCTCTGTGGTCCAGGAACCATCAGAACATCACATCCCGGGAAGTCAATGGCCCGGCACAAGAGTATCTAGGAGGAGGAACAGTTACATTTAGGATGGACAGGATGCAGTGTATAAGGAGGACAGATGAACAAAAAGAAGGACGCTTTGCAATTAataagatgagagagagagagagagagagagagagagagagagagagagagagagagagagagaagggggaggacaGATAGGTTGCTTACACAGACTGCCAGAGTCATTCAGGATACTTTCCACTCTGTCATTTTCAGAGACTCCATGGAGCTTGACTTGAGAAAAGGGGTAtgttatgtaatttttaaaggtatCTTTTGAATTGAGTCTTGTTGCTTCAGTATTAAAATTAGACTTTATTTCCCAAGCAAACACAATTGaatctggcagagagagagagaggacagatgcACTACATGATGGGGAAATCCCGCCAGGGCCAGACGCTGCTGTGAGTAACCATGGTCCTTCTTTATACTTAAAATAACTGTCATGTGCTATTAGTAAGACTCTGGGTGATCATGCCAAAACCCTGTTTTCTCAGATGTCtttgttcataaaaaaaaaagtaaaataaaaaagatttcattATTGCTGTTCATAAAAGGAAGATTTCATTATTTAGTTAAAAGCACCATTGAACATTTTGTAAGAATAATTTTTTACTGAAACAGGGACATTTTACTTTAAGTTGggcttttaaaattttaggtGCCTGAATATTTGTGCATGGCGGTTGTTAAGCGATGATGCTTActtcttcattcctttttttttttttttaaatctgatttttCCCCCTTCCATCTAAGCATGCcgttgaacattttaaatttgtaaattgCCAGTGAGCTGATTACAGGTTTCAAAATTAAGCAGCCTCTTGGAGAGATTTCAACCGCTTCTAAATGAATTCGTGAAGTAGTTGGCCTTTGGTCTTTGTCTCGGGGTCTCTCGGTCCCCAGATCCTTGGGGACCCATCCCTTCTCCAGCCATCGTGTATCTATTTGCTCATGGCACCCTGGCTGCTCCCCTTGCCCTTCACTTGCATGTCATGTTGGTCCCACAGGGATCTTTGCCCCACCTTCTGCAGTTCTTTGCTCCTTCATCCCATGCCTTGCATCTCTTCCTGTTCCCAGTGAGGACAGTTCTCACAGAAAAGTTACTACTCATAGGGTAAAGGTGACTTGTTCCTTGCTGAAATATTAACTTAGTAAGAAAGTTTGGTTCTTTCTGACTGAAATATGTTACTTTAGGAAGAATTTGGGCACTGTGGTATGCTGGAAGAGGAGATCTTTGCAATTTATAAAGTGctatataaagttttcaaaattcttttgcTTGTATGCTCTTACTGAATTTGTATCGATCTGTTTTTCTAGCACCATCTATATTCAGGCTTCATAAAGTGGGTGTCAGGCTTTATACAAGAATTAACTGGATTTTTGTatcttgcctcttccttccttccttccttccttccttccttccttccttccttccttccttccttctcccctccctccctccctccctccctccctacttccttccttcctccctcctttccttcctccttccttccttccctcttttctccctccctccttcctcctctctcatcccatccctcctctccttctcttttcctttcttttcctttcttttcctttcttttcctttcttttcctttcttttcctttcttttcctttcttttcctttcttttcctttcctttcctttcctttcctttcctttcctttcctttcctttcctttcctttcctttcctttccttcctttcccttccctttattcttccttctctttcctcccttcttcctttcctttgctccTTTGTTTCTCCATgcatttgttctttcctttcttttccttctttctttccctccttccttccagctcACCACCCTCTATCTTCTAGAGATGGGTACTAGGGGTTGGAACAGGGCCTGACATTTACTAGGctctctgccactgaactacatcttCGACTGCATTTTGCCTTGAAACCAGCAAAGTGGAGTAAAACTACGATTTGAAACTGGTTATTAGGCCATTGCAATAGTTCGGTTGTGGAGAAGTGAAGCACCAGGGTCTCTTAACGGGGAGACTGAAAGGGGTGAGGGGTAGGCAATCTGATGAGGGAATAGGCTACATCCTAGGGATTCCCCTGGGGCATGTCATTGCTGCAGACACTGAATGAACAGAACATCTGCTCATGGTCCTGAGTCATGGGTAGAGCCTAAGAACTATGAAACACTGGTCCAGGGAAAACTGATTGCCATTTGCCCCGTTTGAAGAAGGTCAACAAAAATGGATCCAGTGTCAAGACAGCTCTCATTGCTCAGACACCAGACACCAGCAGTAGGGAAAGGAGGGGTGACCTAAAGAAGGCTTTGCTGCTCTGCTCAGCTGTCTTGTAGCATGGGATTCATCTTCCAGGCTTACGGGTTCTCTCTGGTCGCCCTTGATTTGACTTCACAGGTCCCAGATAGCCTCAACTTTGTGAATGTATATAATTAGTTATCTCTTCTTTTCCTACATTTACTTTTGGGGttgtacattgtttttatttgatttaaaaaaatctagaaatgcATACTGAGCTCTgttgagaaatgaaaagaatctgACTTCTTTTGGGCCAAAGGAAAGCTAGACATAGATTGGGATTCTAGGGAAGAGCAAGGGGAGCAAGGGCCACATAGAGTGGAGCCCATGGGACAAGAAAAGGCAAGTGAGAAAGTGCCAGCAGAGACGTGTGCTCGCCCACCATCAGGTGGCTCTCCCTCATCCCTGCCCTTGGATAATTTATATTTGGAGTGATTAAGTCCAATGTGGATATTTTCAGTGGCTGCAGATGGCCCTAGTCTGTTATGAGAAGGAAATCGCAATGGAGGTGCTAGCTGCTCTCCTGCCCTCTTCTTGAGGCCCAGTGAACACTAACACCCGAAGCTGGAGgatgctttaaaaataagcagATTCAGGGCAAACCCAATTCATCACCCTCGCCTATATTTCTAAAgggcttatttgtttttaaaatacagttaacTTTTATCTCAGCCTTACTTCAAAAGGAGCATGAATCATAAATGAGACAAGTATTCCAgcgtccaggaaaaaaaaaattaaagtggtaGAGCTACCAAAGATCCAATACCCTCAAACTGGTGACTTCATCTTCTTGGATGTTGCTAGTTATCCCCTTTGTTAGCCTAGGTTATTTTGAAtggggattttattttatatttgttgatGTGTCAAGCTACATGCACTCTGTTATTCAGATGACTAACGGTGTACTAAAGGTGATGATGTTCTGAAGTTACCTGAAGAAGGGCTGTAGTGATGGCTAGATCATGCTTTCTCTTTGTACTCAGTGGCTTACTTCCATTGAGCATAGGTTTTCTGGAGTCATGTTAATTTCTATAGCCAGCTACTCTGGTGCATCACAAGCAGTATGTCATATCATGGTCATGTCTAGTAtgtatgcttttctttaaaaaatgtaaattgacTTAGCACAGTACTTGAATGTTGTAATAGCCTTTGTATATTCTAGGATTTGCCTGTAAAAGCAAATAGCACTAtctaaatgtttcattttttaacactAAACTGTAAAATATAACACTAAAATGTAaaacactgtctctgtctctctgactctctgtctctccctgtgtctctgtctctccctgtgtctctgtctctccctgtgtctctgtttctctctcactctgtctctgtgtctctgtctctgtctctctctctttctcttccaatgTAATGATGTTAAGGAAGCCACTGTTCTTTTAACTATAGTTGGTTAAATTCATCCCCCCTTGCTCAATTCTCTAGATTCTTCCCTGGGtcgagaactgaacctgggcttTGATTTAAAGAGTAAAGACAAAAACTTCCTTGAAGGTTTAGGAGTCTGTGGTGCCTTCCCCTCCGCTCAGGCAGCAGAAAGCAGACTCTCTCCTTCAGTCCTGTCCGAAGTGAAGcaatattttcttgtctttccttcctctttgtatACTTTTCAGACATTCGTCTTTATCTCAGTACTGAGAGATATGCAGGCAATTCTGAATGTATACAACACACTGACCTCTCTAAGGTCCCACATTTATTTAGCAGCAAAGAGGAAACCGGACTCCAGAGCCCAAGAGTCCAAAGCTTCCCTGCCAGTTTCTATATTaaacaccccaccccctttttggTCTTAGTTTCCCCTCACTGGAATTGTAGAGGTCCCTGCTTTTGTGACTCTAAGATGTCAAGTGTATCACAGTGCTGGCACACAGCTGCTGTTCAACTTTGATTGGCAACATTATTATAGCGATGTGAGAGTTACATCGTTGGATGGAGTAGGAGTAGTCCTGGGCAGAGAGGTTGCATATTAAGAGCACTCTTAAAAGCCAATGTTGTTTTGCTACTTCTTATCATCTGTGTTGTACTTGAATTTCTTGTCCATCCCTTCTGGTCACAGTTGGCCATTCTAAGGACAATCTGGTCATTTTTGTACAAAGGGGATATATTATTCTCCCTAGTTATACAGAATTAAGCCTCTCTTGTTTAAAGAGAAGTTGGCCGATTGACTGCCTCTGAGAAACTTGCTGTGATTCTAGAAAAGCAGGTCCCATTCTGATagctgcttcctcttctttcctttcttcctgaagaTAACTCAGCCCCTCCAGGGAGCAGCCACCATGATCTCTGCAAACTGATGATGGAAGAAAGGGGAAGCAGAAGATACTGTGCTCTGGATTCCCTGGACAATGGATGGAGGACAGCCTGTTCCTTCACCTCTGGTACCCCTTGGGAACGGATCAGATTATAGCATGTCTCTGGAACAGAAAACAACATTCGTTTTCGTGATTCTGTTGTTCATCTTTTTGGGCATCCTCATTGTCAGGTGCTTCCGGATTCTTCTAGACCCATATCGGAGCATGCCAACCTCAACCTGGGCTGATGGGCTTgaagggctggagaaagggcAGTTTGACCATGCCCTTGCTTAGTGGGGACACAGTAGGCTGCCCTCCCAAGGAGGCAAAGTGCTTTATGTCTGAGCAAAGCTTCCTCTTTGTTAATGTTCTTAACAAATCCAATTTTAACCATGAATGGCCCTAGGATAACAACCCATTGTTTCATAAACCTGCTATTGTGTTAAAGGTGTCTTATTTGAGGATAATGGAAAGTTTCTATTGCTAGACCCCAAGTAGGAAAGTGCAAACATTTGTGTCTACTCAATGaatgttgttgaagatattgtAAAACCAAGCGCACTAACACTTGCGTAGATGCCGCTGTCAAATGAAGCGCTCTCTGCTCAGAACAGATAGTGAGTAATTAGAGAAGATCGGGTATGAGTCTGAGGACAAGTCATGTCTCTCAATTTTACTTTGTGCTTTGTGCACATTTATGTCCTGGGCAGGGTGAGGAAGCCTGTGTAGAGACGACGTCAAGGGGCTACTTAGTTCTTGCAAAGCAGGGGGCTCCAGGAAGCAGTGGTAGGCTTAGGAAAAATAGTTATTTACCTGGTAACTCTGGATGGGAATGCTATCATTTTCACTACCAGTCCTAATCTCTGTATTCCTATAGCTAACACATTTAAATGCACTGATGTATAATTTGAATCTACTGTACTTACATTTCTGATGGAACTTATGGGGGGTTACAAGCACAACTTCaaggttatatttttaaaagaaagatgatcGCTTATCAAAAAGACTTTGGCTTTAAGAGGAGTATGCATTTTATGTGCATATAGttaccaaataaaaacaatctcAAGATGCAGTAATATGTCCTCTTCTTTTACTGAGATAACGTGATAGTAATGGTGTGTGGTACTGAATGGGTAACATTTTcccaaaagacaaaagagagcAGGGAAGTCATCACATTCCCTCCCCTTTCATGAAAGGGGCCTCTGGACCATCCAGCATAGATGTAACCTGTTCTCTAGGGGGATGTAGGAAAGGTGCATATGGACTGTCTAACATAGATGTAGCCTGTTCTATAGGAGATGTAGGAAAGGTGCATATGGACTGTCCAGCATAGATGTAACCTGTTCTATAGAGGGATGTAGGAAAGGTGCATATGGACTGTCCAGTACAGATGTAGCCTGTTCTATAGGGGGATGTAGGAAAGGTGCATATGGACTGTCCANNNNNNNNN
This DNA window, taken from Mus caroli chromosome 18, CAROLI_EIJ_v1.1, whole genome shotgun sequence, encodes the following:
- the Ctxn3 gene encoding cortexin-3 codes for the protein MDGGQPVPSPLVPLGNGSDYSMSLEQKTTFVFVILLFIFLGILIVRCFRILLDPYRSMPTSTWADGLEGLEKGQFDHALA